A genomic window from Schistocerca serialis cubense isolate TAMUIC-IGC-003099 chromosome 4, iqSchSeri2.2, whole genome shotgun sequence includes:
- the LOC126474947 gene encoding longitudinals lacking protein, isoforms A/B/D/L-like, with the protein MSAVLGAVHPEEYWPHETLNSCSENIVFDHPFGINVILPDNRKTDYLYTCAKCCKTYKFQRSLNRHLTYECGKLPQFQCPYCNEKRHLKCNLDKHIMRKHKKIPMCI; encoded by the coding sequence AATACTGGCCTCATGAAACTCTAAATTCATGCAGTGAGAATATTGTGTTTGACCATCCCTTTGGGATAAATGTGATACTTCCTGATAATCGGAAAACAGATTACCTTTATACATGTGCCAAGTGCTGTAAGACGTACAAGTTTCAGCGATCTTTGAATAGGCATCTTACATATGAATGTGGGAAACTACCTCAGTTTCAGTGTCCATACTGCAATGAAAAGAGACATCTTAAATGTAATTTGGATAAACACATTATgcgtaaacataaaaaaattccaatGTGTATTTAG